In Citrus sinensis cultivar Valencia sweet orange chromosome 3, DVS_A1.0, whole genome shotgun sequence, the sequence ACAGATACATACGTCCAGATCAAGATTCACCACTCATTTCTGATGATACTTTGATTTCACAGATACCAGTTATTGACATGCAAAGCTTACTTTCTGAAGAATCAATGGATTCTGAGCTAGCCAAGCTCGACTTCGCATGCAAAGAATGGGGTTTTTTCCAGGTATAATGCTTTAGCAAAGTTAGAAAATTGTTTCGCCAGAACATGCTTGTTTGTGAACAAGAATCGAGAAATATGCAAATTCTCAATCCAATaggcaaaattaaaattcatatttatttcttaaaccCACGTATCATTGATGTTAGCAGATCATGGTTTCACTTTTCGGTGTTGTCCGTGGCTTAGGACTGCAGCTTGTGAAAAGAAGAACTTGTCTctggtttatttattattgactTTCTATACTGCTTTACCTTTCCCCCTCCAGACATGGGTTAATTAGCTATTTCATTCCTAAATGTCAAACACGCAATATGTATGAAAAAGACGGTCTTGAGAAATTTCCCCTCCTCTGCCTCAATGGCTTTTGGTACCTTATGAGAAATATGCttctgtcaaaattttaaaagatatactATCGTAAATTGTTTAAGACCTCTTAGAAAATGTACTCATTTCTGTAGTCAATGTTGCAAATTACTCTGATTTAAAGACAATTCGAAGTAACATTGAGATTATTTGCTGTtgtatgatttttcaaattctagGTGTGAACAAACCACAAGAACTTCATGCTCGTTATAGTTATTCTAGAATAACCGAAATTTCTCCAAtagaatgaataaaaaacaCCTGTGGAAACTAATTGTTGAGAAGATTTAAATGTAACAAATGCTTTTAGCTATCTTTGATGGTAAATCTTATCTCTAAATCAGTCAGATAAGTTGCAATCTGTCTTCATAAAACACCTGGACTATTGTGAGCTTAGTGGCACGATTATTAAATCTTTGCTGCATTTCGTTCCTGTATTTTTTTCAGCTGGTAAATCATGGAATGAGCACAGCATTTctagagaaattaaagaaagaggTTGAGGGATTCTTCAATCTCAGcatggaagaaaagaaaaaatattggcAGCATCCAGGAGATATGGAAGGCTTTGGACAAGCCTTTGTTGTATCTGAGGAACAAAAGCTTGATTGGGCTGACCTTTTCTCCATGCTGACTCTTCCAGTTCATCTGAGGAAGCCACACTTATTTCCTAAGCTCCCTCCTTCCCTCaggttctctctctctctctctctctctctctctctctctctatgtcAATGTCATTTTGATTTGCAAACAAATAAAGGATAGTGCATCTTCTTTTCCTGTAGAGAGACCTTGGAAGTTTACTCAATGGAATTAAAATCCCTAGCCGAGAACCTAATATCGAAAATGGGAGAAGTGTTAAAtatcaaagatgaagaaatgagaGAATTCTTTGAAAATGGAGTGCAAGCAATGAGGATGAATTATTACCCTCCATGTCCTCAGCCCGAGAAGGTTATGGGCCTGTCGCCACATTCTGATGCAGCTGCACTTACCATTCTGCTACAACTTAATGAAGTGGAGGGTCTCCAGGTAAAGAAGGATGGAAAGTGGATTCCTGTTACCCCACTCCCGGATGCTTTCATTGTCAACATTGGAGACACATTGGaggtaataattataataaattacctTAACCTGGCATTTTTATGCGCTTGCTTATGTGCTTTAATAAGTTTTACATGGCAGATTATAACCAATGGGACATACCGTAGCATTGAGCATCGTGCAGTTGTAAACTCTGTACAGGAAAGACTTTCCGTTGCCACAGTTTACTCAGTGAGATATGATGGTGAAGTGTATCCTGCCTCCAGTTTGATCTCTGAAAAAACTCCTCCTTTGTTTAGAAGAATGAGAATTGAAGAATACTTTAGGAGCCGGTATGCTCGTGAGCTTAGGGGAAAATCTCAGCTGGATTCCCTGAGAATTCAACATGGTCAAGGCTAGTATAAGTTTATTTCGGATAACTAAAGAGTTTGGTACAAAAACTCTGAAGGGCCTTGCCATTAAGATTGTGTGTGGAactgaaaataagaaataagttCTATGAATACTGTGGTATAACCTGCTATGCTAGGGTCGTTGTGTTTCTAATAGCTCTATCATTTGAGATACTGAATAGACCATGTAAGAATCTTAAGAATTGCAGACTTATGCCTGGAATCTTCCCATGATATATAGTGGTGCTTATATCAGAGCAGtatctttctttcttgaaATAGAATTTTTGCATACCTGACTTGTTTTTAATGAGATTTCAAGGACTATATGACTTGgtttccaaatttttatgataCATACAGATAATATTACCAAAGAACCAGTGTAGTTTCTGTATCAGCCGTTATGGTTTTCAGTTAATAGTAACAAGTGTTTGATTATTAACAACAATGTTGTCCTTCCACGTCTTAAATATTCCATTCCATAACACACATTGTGACGAATACATAACTTGTTACCACTAACGAAAAATTTTGCCATCAATAGCTGAAAATAGATGTTAGTTACACAAGCTGCAAAGCTATAACTTTGGATTTCATATTCAGATCGTCTCTCTCAAAGTTGAACTTGGAACTACGGTTGATGATCAGCTATTATGCTGAGAAAAATACAAGATTTTGATTGGTTGTCATCAGACCATGTAAAAGAAATTAGCATGGTATCCAAATTCTTAAGAGTTTGTGAAGGCAATGCActatcttttttataattcgCAGCAGACAGCAACACAACAGCAGACTGCAACTGTCATATTCACAAAATATCTATGGGCCAACCCTAGACCCGCAATGGTGGATTAGTCTCACACAAGGCCACAGCAAATAATGACTTGTtgaaaataatacattttcaacatttgcTTTGTCAATAAAACTCTGGAGCATTATTGTTGAGAGAATTTGTGGAACAAAAAGAAGGCCAAGTTCGGAGGTTCTCTGCCTGTGCCTTGTGTTCAAGAGTCGGCCAAGAATCCTATGTTAGCTATCCCTCCCAGATACATACGACCAGGCCAAGATTTAACCACAATTTCTGATAATAATTTGGATTCACGGGTATTGCAGAGCTTGTTTTCTGAAGAGTCAATGGATTCTGAGTTGTCCAGGCTCCACTTCGCTTGCAAAGAATGGGCTTCTTTCTAGGTAAACTCCTTTGCcgagttattattattttgcttttaaagGATTTGCTTGGGATGAGACCTCATCTAGTAAATACCACCGTTTGTCCCATATTGTTACTCGAGCGCAGATATCTGCAAATTGCGAATTACATTCACAACCAGCTAAGCTACACCTGTCGTGAGGCACCCaagtttgtattttttcatttggACATGCTTGGTTTATTAATAGTAGTCTGGCGTCAAGAATTAAGAAATCTATATACTCTCAATCAAAAAGTACAGTCGATCAAATTCAGATTAGATTGTGTTTCATTCTTATAGGTCAAGTAGGCCACAAATTTGGCCTACTCTGTATCAATGCTTTCTTACTCTGTAAGTTAGCAATAAGAAAGCTGTAACAAAATTTGAGTCTAGATAGTCTTAACCAAGCCGGTTTAAgcactcctttttttttttttttgaaaattgggGGATGTAACTGACCTTGTCCGATTATGGACCATCTAACTTGCTTTCTTGTATAGATGAGAAGACAAACCTGCattcttgaaaattaaattgtctttaataTCTTTCAGATGTCTAGGCTTACGGTAGCTTGAGAAGAACTATAAGCAAATTTATGATGGAGTATAATGCAAATGCGATTCTATTAGTTTATTGAAATCTAACAAATATGGAAGGATTTGGACAAGCATTTGTTATATCCGAGGAACAAAAGGTTGATTGGATTGACATTTTCTTCATGACTACTCTTCCAATTCATCTGAGGAAACCCCACTTGTTTCCTAAGCTCCCTCTTTACCCCTCAggtttctctttctctctctctagtCAGTTATTTGATGATTGCAAATGTATTATGTTCAGAGAAAGATCCCAAGTCAGTTATATCTAGTAAAATTTGACAACCACTTATGATTTTGAAAGAATACTGCtaaataataacttatttaacaaTCCACCACAATCATATACTAAACCTTCTAATTGcgtcttcttttttcttatagGAAATCTTGGAATTTATTCAGTGGAGTTAAAACTCTCTGGCCATGAACCTGGTATCGAAAATGggaaaagttttaaatatcaaagatgaagaattgAGAGAATACTTTGAAAATGGTTTCCAATCAATGGGGATGAACTATTACCCTCCATGTCCTTAGCCGGAGAAGGTTGTGGGCCTCTCAACTCATTCTGATGACTCTGCACTTGCAATTCTGTTGGAAATCAATGAAGTAGAAGGTCTCCAGATCAAGAAGGATGGAAAGTGGATTCATATTACACCTTTCCCAAATGCTTTCGTTGTCAACGTTGGAAATGTGTTGGAGGTAATTATTATGATAAGTTGTTTTGACTTGACATTCATATGAGCTAGCTAATGTGTGCTTTCATTAATTCCTGTTGCTCCACTTCCTAATGCTTTCATTGTCGACATTGGAGACTCATTGGAGGtaataattatagtaaatTACTTAACTTGGCATTTATATGCGCCTGCTTAtgtgctttaataatttttacatggCATATTATATCCAATGGGACATACCGTAGCATTGAGCATCGTGTAATTGTAAACTCTGTACAAAGGAAGACTTTCCATTGGCACAATTTACTCAGTGAGATATGATGGTGAAATGTACCCTGCGTCCAATTTGGTCTCTGAAAACACTCCTCCATTGTTTAAAAGAGTGACAGTTGAAGAATACTTCGGGAATCTGTGTGCTCGTAAGCTTAGGGGAAAATCTCATCTGGATGCCTTGAGAATTGAACATATTCAAGATTAGTATAAGTTCATTTTGGATAACTAAGGAGTGTAGTACAAAAACCGTGGGGGACCTTGCTATTACAATTGTGTgtggaattaaaaataagtaataagtgtaagaacaataaattctttGGTGAAAATCATCACCTAAATTTAGGAACATGTATGTTGTATCACCaagaattaataacaaaatatgcGACAGTGTACCTAAGTTCATAATGCACAATTGCTCTCTAGAGTCGAGTAGTTTGTCTTCCAAATCAACAGGTTCTCCTAGAGAATCCTTGAAACTTCTTTATACACTCTCTCTAATGATGAGATGTCAATAGAGAATAGAACGATATGTGTGACCTAGGGACAGTAACTACTTATATAGATggattttccttttgtttttagGTATTCTTATTTCAACCcatcataaaaattgaaattagtcTTAAGTCTCTATACATTAAAGGCCCATAATCTATTAGATACATTAAAGCCCAAATTACGTAAACctttagataaattttaatttggctTAATCTTATATGACAATtaacaacataaaattattcacatataagcCCAACATTGGATAAAGGATCCAACAATGCTAGATTAAAGATCCAACAACCTCTCACTTGGGCTATATATGTAACTTTATAATTAtactttacaaaaataatcatatgaGCTCAACTTTACTGTCGTTACCAAAATGCATCTATAGCCAATTCGGTCCATCAATCATACCAACATAGGATCAAAACGGCCCTTGTTACAAATATCGTAACTTGACGCATCAATGCTCACTATGCCAATATGACTGAATGGCATAGATCATGATATGGGTGTGTAGGATGAAAATTTCATGTAATGTGATCTTAACATGCCTATTTCCAATTGATCCACCTTAAACTTTAATGAGATCAAATCATACAAAATTAGAGTGTGAAtaaaccaaaattttatttctacagAAAATAACCTTAAATATCCCTAAACCGaaaaatgtttatatcataaaagcatttaaaagttacaaactcccattaaaaatgaatatccTTAAATGACACGATACCCATATGAACAATGCGCTCATGAAACATTTTAAATGGCATTCCCTTAGTAAACGGATCTGTAATCATGGAGTTTGTACTATTATACTTTATAGACAATTGTCCACTCTGAATTCCTTAGAAACTTGATGTCTATATACTGTGACATCGTCGAACTCTTATTGTTATTGGAATATAGCACTACTGACTTATTGTCAGAAAATAGCTTAAGTGGTCTATCCATTTAAAATGTGTAACTCTGTGACGAAATTTCGTAGCCATATTTCGTGAATGGATGTTTCGTAACAAGCTATGAACTCCGGTGCTATAGTAGAAAAGGTTATAAGAGACTGTTTAGCACTCTTCCAGGAAACAACACCCCTATCTAGTAGATAGATGTAACCAAAAGTAGATTTCATATTATCTTGGGATCTAACAAAATCAGAGTTAGTATATCCAACGATCTCAAGCTGATCTAACTTACGATACGTGCACATGTAGTCTTTTGTTCTCTGTAAATATTGCAAGACCCGTTTGGGTATTTCCCAATAGTTTACCCCTGGATTACTTAAATGTCTATCCAACATTCCAGTAATGTATGCAATATTCAGTTGTATACAAATCTAAGCATACATCAGACTTTCTACTACTGATGTATAAGGAATCTTCTGCATTTATTATTccttaaaatcatcattagGGCACTAATTGTGTAACAtccattattttgttttatttatttatttatttatattattattattattattattatatctattttaGAAATATAGTATTTTAGGCTAATGATTTTTaagtgtgttttattttttctttatttatttgatttaccaatttattaaataccttattaaaaaaaggaaataaattccTAAATATGTAAGGATGTTAAAAGGCTTGGCTTTATAAAAGCTCCTCTTGCGTTTGTTTCTCAAAATCCTAGAGgctaatgaaaaaaaaaaaagaatatagcAGCACACACAAGAGTAAActtatgttcttttttttaagaagagaAGTAGATTTTGAttggtttttttcttttccataaagaaattattgagtttcaattttgttttgaaggTAGGTAAGAATTTATAATCATTTAGccttttggttttatttgtgattttatgtGATTGATTGAATGATTTTGTGTGtattatattgataaaatGGTGAAAGCATGATCATCTATTGATTTATGTTGTTATTGAGTGAAAGTGGtgctattattttatcttgaaaaTAGTGAACAATAGAGATTCAATGTTATATGACTACTGTTTTCATTAAGTCTCAtgcatgaaattttataatttattaaactagacatctttatctttctatttaaatgtTTATCATTCAAAACTCAttgtatattaattgttttgatttttcaaaattagaacACTAGTGTTGGAAAATTCCAATTTTCAGTAGTAGTTCTTGttactataatttatttggtaaCTCAAACGATTTCTAAAAATTCTAGgaatgtttttcattttacacacacacacatatatatatatatacggctttatataaaaataattaaaaaatcatagaGCTAGGCTGCCACAATCTTGGAAATTGTTTTCTAGAATTGCGAGGGTTGATATTGAAGCGAGTTTGGGTTACTTTTTCATAGTGAACGCcttataaatttaacttttatattcAATGCAAACATGTTCGCAATAgttttttgtaatatttctGATTTTTCTAACATAATTATAGCTTGTTAGAAATCAACTCCTATAAGACGGTCGAGTGTAGTTTAGTGAATTGATGTGCTTTAGTAAGAGTAAATGGTTTAAGGATATTTTGGCTTTCTTATCAAggtcaaaattgaaaaaaaacaattattgatAAGAATCTTATCTTGATAATTATAGGCCAAGAGCGAGCTCGTGTGATTGAGGTTATTGTTGATTGCTTCGTATTGAGTTAAGTGAACTCATACATGATGTTAATTATagttatatatgtaaatatctAGAAAAGAATAATGTTGTTCatataaattgacattttatggttttgaagttattttactcttatattttatgataataaataattttttgattaaaactttatttaaaatattttcttaaactatttaaaaaatgactttaaaataattgtctttCCATAAATTGGtttccttaaaaatatttgttaagcTTTCCAATTCAATGTCTTATAAGAGtattttatcataatattACTGAATGATTGATATTGAAAGATTGAAACTGTATTTAAGATTTTGGCTCATTGACCGTAGTTACTGTTACTGATATAACCGAACATTAGCTATATTTTGTGCACATATTGATGATTATAGTTGGGTAACGTACCCTGATTGAACTACTAACCAAGTCATCAGGGTTACAGGTGACTTACTAAACTAATACCGGGTCACTGGGGTTACAGGTGACTTACTGAACCACTGGCTGGGTCACCAGAAGTATAGGCGACATTATATGGCATGAGcaattgaataaatgaatggttttattgataaatgatttcctaaatgattatttattaaaaatgattattacaTTATGATTTAACTAATTATGAGTTTTACCGTACATATGTATTAGGTTATAAATGTTTACTAGGTTCTAACTTATGGTACTTTATAAtgattgttttgtattttatcGTTATTAGTAACCTTATGCATGAGTTTGCTTATCGAATTGACAGCTCACTCTTCATCTCCAACATTTTGCAGATTGATTTTAGAGATGTGGGTTTTTGGGTCTAAAGAAGAGGATTTGTTAGGTCAGAAACTTTGGCGTTTTCTAAATGAATAAGTTGTTGCTACTTTGGTTATTGTTTAgacttgaattttgttttagagaattattgttatatttattattttagagaCTATGTTTCGACTATAGCTATTT encodes:
- the LOC102616390 gene encoding protein SRG1-like isoform X2, with translation MAQIGSSLLVPCVQELVKNPALVVPDRYIRPDQDSPLISDDTLISQIPVIDMQSLLSEESMDSELAKLDFACKEWGFFQLVNHGMSTAFLEKLKKEVEGFFNLSMEEKKKYWQHPGDMEGFGQAFVVSEEQKLDWADLFSMLTLPVHLRKPHLFPKLPPSLRETLEVYSMELKSLAENLISKMGEVLNIKDEEMREFFENGVQAMRMNYYPPCPQPEKVMGLSPHSDAAALTILLQLNEVEGLQVKKDGKWIPVTPLPDAFIVNIGDTLEIITNGTYRSIEHRAVVNSVQERLSVATVYSVRYDGEVYPASSLISEKTPPLFRRMRIEEYFRSRYARELRGKSQLDSLRIQHGQG
- the LOC102616390 gene encoding protein SRG1-like isoform X4 produces the protein MQSLLYEESMDSELAKLDFACKEWGFFQLVNHGMSTAFLEKLKKEVEGFFNLSMEEKKKYWQHPGDMEGFGQAFVVSEEQKLDWADLFSMLTLPVHLRKPHLFPKLPPSLRETLEVYSMELKSLAENLISKMGEVLNIKDEEMREFFENGVQAMRMNYYPPCPQPEKVMGLSPHSDAAALTILLQLNEVEGLQVKKDGKWIPVTPLPDAFIVNIGDTLEIITNGTYRSIEHRAVVNSVQERLSVATVYSVRYDGEVYPASSLISEKTPPLFRRMRIEEYFRSRYARELRGKSQLDSLRIQHGQG